The genomic region GGCCTTCCTCGAAGCCGACGGCAAGACCTCGACGGGGCTCGCCGGCTACCTGAAGGGCCGCAAGATCAAGCGCGTCTTCGTCGCTGGCCTCGCGACGGACTTCTGCGTCGCCTGGACCGCGCTCGACGCGCGCAAGGCGGGCTTCGAGGTCTATGTGGTGGAAGACGCCTGCCGCGGCATCGACACGCAGGGCTCGCTGGCAAAGGCCTGGGCCGATATGGCCAAGGCCGGCGTGAAGCGGATTCAGTCTGCGGATATCGCGGTGAGCGCGTAGAAGCGAACCGTCAACCCCTCATCCTGAGGAGCGCGCATCTTCGCGCGCGTCTCGAAGGATGAAGGCCGAGCTGCCAGAGCCGGGCCTGCATGGTTCGAGACGCCGCGCAAGGGCGCGGCTCCTCACCATGAGGATCTGAGACTCAATTCTCCGCGCTGCTCGACTCGTTGTTGTTCGCCGCGGGCGCGGGCTTCGCGCCGCCCTTGGCGACGCCGACCAGCGCCGGGCGCAGCACGCGCTCGCCGATGGTGTAGCCGGCCTGCACGACCTGCACCACGGTGCCCGACGGCACCGACGCATCGGGCACCTCGAACATCGCCTGCTGGAAGTTCGGATCGAACTTCTGACCCTGGGGGTCGAACTTCTTCACGCCGTGCTTTTCCAGCGCGTTGAGCAGCGAACGCTCGGTGAGCTCGACGCCCTCGATCAGCGAGATCAGGCCGGGATCGGCCGCGGCACGCGCTTCGGCCGGAACGGCATCGAGCGCGCGCTGGAGATTGTCGGCGATGTCGAGCACGTCACGGGCGAAGCCGGTGATGCCGTAGAGGCGGGCGTCGGCGACCTCCTTGCTGGTGCGCTTGCGTAAGTTCTCCATCTCGGCCAGCGTCCGCAGCATGCGGTCGCGCGCCTCGGCGGCTTCCTTCTGCAACGTCTCGACCGCGCCGGGCTCGGGATCGTCGGGCATGATGTAGGGTTTCGACACCACGGGCTCGCCGGTCGCTGCAGTCGTGTCTTGAGGTTGCCGGTCTTGCTCGGTCATCGGCTCTGATCTCGAACTCGTTTCAGGGATGTTGGCCCGGATATCGTGCTTAAGCCCGCGAAAATCAAGCGCCCGTGATCGGCGGAAAGGCCGGTCAGCCCCCCAGGAGGCGGCTAACGATACGGGCGGCGTAGTCCACGGTCGGGATCACGCGGGCATAATTCAGCCGCGTCGGGCCGATCACACCGAGAACCCCGACGATGTGGCCGGCGGCATCCCGATAGGGCGAGATGATGGTGGAGGACCCCGACAGCGAGAACAGCTTGTTCTCACTGCCGATGAAGATCCGCACGCCTTCGGCGGTCTCGGCCCGGCCGAGCAGGTCGATCACGCCGCGCTTGGTCTCGAGATCGTCGAACAACAGCCGCACCCGCTCCAGATCCTCCAGCGCATGCAGATCTTCGAGCAGATTGGCATGGCCGCGGACGATGAGCTGGCGGTCCTCGTTCTCGCCGCCGGACCAGCTGGCGATGCCGGCCGAGATCACTTTCTGTGTCAGCTGATCAAGCTCGGCGCGGGCCTCGCCGAGTGCGGTCTCGAGCTCGAGCCGCGCCTCGGCAAGGGTGCGACCGCGGATCCGCGCATTGAGGAAATTGCCGGCCTCCGTCAGCGCCGAGGAGGGAACTCCGGGCGGCAGCGTCAACACGCGGTTTTCGACCTGGCCGTCCTCGCCGACCAGGATGACCAGCGCTTTTTCCGGTTCCAGGCGGACGAATTCGATGTGCTTCAGCCGCGCATTGGATTTCGGCGTCAGCACGACGGCAGCGGCTCGGGTCAGGCCGGAGAGCCGCATCAGGGCCTGGTCCAGCGCCGCCTCGACTGATTGCGCCTCGCCGACGGAGGAGAGCTGGCTCTGGATCGACTGCCGCTCGGCCTCGTTGAGGTCGCCGACCTGCATCAGGGCGTCGACGAAGAAGCGCAGGCCCAGTTCCGTCGGCAGCCGGCCGGCGGAGGTGTGCGGGGCATAGATCAGGCCGAGCTGTTCCAGGTCGGCCATGACGTTGCGGACCGAGGCCGGCGACAGCGGCATGGCAATCAGGCGGGAAATGTTGCGCGAGCCGACCGGCTCACCGGTCGCGAGATAGCTTTCGACAATTTGACGAAAGATGTCGCGGGAACGCTCGTTGAGCTGGGCAAGGCCTGCGCGCGGCGCGATCAGATGGATCGGATCGTGATGGGCCACAGACGGTAACTCCTCTCAGATGCTTATAATTTGTCCATCCGGGCCGCTTCTGACAAGCGTGGCGTTTGCAGGCCGACGGTCAGGGGGTGAATAAGCCCTTGCCGCCCACCCCCGCCCCACCTACAAGCACCGCGAACAGCCTTTTCCCGTGAGTTTTGGAGATTTCCCATGCGGCCAAGCCGCCGTGCGCCCGACGAATTGCGCCCCGTGACGCTGGAGCGGGGCGTCGTCAAATATGCGGAAGGCTCGTGCCTGGTGAAATTCGGCGACACCCACGTGCTGGTCACCGCCACGCTGGAGGACCGCCTGCCGCCGTGGCTGAAGGGCCAGGGCCGCGGCTGGGTCACGGCCGAATACGGCATGCTGCCGCGCGCGACCTCCGAACGCACCCGCCGCGAGGCCTCCGCCGGCAAGCAGAGCGGGCGTACCGTCGAGATCCAGCGCCTGATCGGCCGCTCGCTCCGCACCATCGTCGACCTCGAAGCGCTCGGCGAGCGCCAGATCACGGTCGATTGCGACGTGCTCCAGGCCGACGGCGGCACGCGCACGGCCTCGATCACCGGTGCCTGGGTCGCGCTCGCCGATTGCATCAACTGGATGAAGGCGCGCAACATGATCAAGGCCAACGTGCTGCGCGACAACGTCGCCGCGATCTCCTGCGGCATCTACAACGGCACGCCGTTGCTCGATCTCGACTATGCCGAGGATTCGGAAGCCGAGACCGACGCCAATTTCGTCATGACCGGCGACGGCCGCATCATCGAGGTGCAGGGCACCGCGGAACGCGAGCCGTTCACGGAAGCCGAGTTCCTGGCACTGATGGCGCTGGCCCGCAAGGGCGTCGCGCGCCTGGTGGACTTGCAGAAACTGGCCGTCGCGTAGTCAATAGGGCCATGCACCGCCGAATCACGGACAAGCTCGTCATCGCCACCCACAATCCCGGCAAGCTCGCCGAGATGAAGGAGCTGCTTGCGCCGTACGGGATCGAGGCGGTGTCGGCCGGTGAGCTCGGCCTGGACGAGCCGGACGAGACCGGCAACGATTTCCGCAGCAACGCCGCGATCAAGGCGATCGCGGCCGCGCGGGCGACCAAGCTTCCGTCCTTCGCCGACGATTCCGGCATTGTCGTCGACGCGCTCGACGGCGCGCCCGGAATCTACAGCGCACGCTGGGCCGGCCCGGCCAAGGATTTCAACGCGGCGATGGCGCAGATCGAGCGGCTGCTGCAGGAGCGCGGCGCCACCACGCCGGACAAGCGCAGGGCACACTTCGTCTCCGCGCTCTGCGTGGCCTGGCCCGACGATCATCGCGAGGCGGTCGAGGCCCGCGTCGACGGCACGCTGGTCTGGCCGCCGCGCGGCACTGCCGGCTTCGGCTACGATCCGATGTTCCTGCCCGATGGCCACAGCCGCACCTTTGGCGAGATGGAAAGCATCGAGAAGCACGGCCTGCCACCGCTCGGCCTTGGCCTGTCGCATCGCGCCCGCGCCTTCGTGAAACTGGCGGAGATCTGCCTTGAGCCGCGCTAACAAGGATGCGTTTGGCGTCTACGTGCACTGGCCGTTCTGCCTGTCGAAGTGCCCCTATTGCGACTTCAACAGTCACGTCCGCCACGCCGCGATCGACGAGGCGCGCTTCGCCTCCGCCTTCGCGCGCGAGATCGCTGCGACCGCCGAGCGCGCGCCCGGGCGCGAAGTCACCTCGATCTTCCTCGGCGGCGGCACGCCGTCCTTGATGCAGCCTGCAACCGTCGGCGCGGTGCTCGATGCCATCGCCAAGCACTGGACCGTCGCCGGCGACGTCGAGGTGACGCTGGAAGCGAACCCAACCAGCGTCGAGGCCACGCGCTTTGCCGGCTATCGCATCGCCGGCGTCAACCGCGTCTCGCTCGGCGTGCAGGCACTCGACGACGCCTCGCTTAAAGCGCTCGGCCGCATGCACAGCGCGCGCGAAGCGCTCGATGCCGTCGCGATCGCGCGCCGCGCGTTCGACCGCTATTCGTTCGACCTGATCTACGCCCGGCCCGACCAGACGCCGGCGATGTGGGCCGACGAGCTGCGGCACGCCATCGATGAAGCGGCCGAGCATCTGTCGCTCTATCAATTGACGATCGAGGAAGGCACGCCCTTCTTCGGCCTGCACCAGGCCGGCAAGCTGAAGACGCCGGACGAAGCGGTCGCACGCGCGCTCTACGACGTCACGCAGGAGACATGCGACAAGCTCGGGCTGCCCGCCTACGAGATCTCCAATCACGCGCGGCGCGGCGCCGAGTGCCGGCACAATCTGGTGTACTGGCGCGGCGAGGAATATGCCGGCATCGGCCCCGGCGCACATGGTCGCCTCGACATCGACGGGATCAGGCACGCCACCGCGACCGAGAAGCGTCCCGAGGCCTGGCTGATGCGGGTCGAAAGCAACGGCGACGGCGTCGTCACCGACGAGCTCCTCAACAGCGAGGAGCGCGCCGACGAATTCCTGCTGATGGGACTGCGGCTCGCCGAAGGCATCGATCCCGAGCGCTACAAGGCGCTCGCCGGCCGCCCGCTCGACCCCCGCCGTATCGCGCTGCTGCGCGAGGAAGGCGCGATCACCGTGGATTCGACCGGCCGCCTGCGCGTGACCAGCAGCGGTTTTCCGGTGCTCGATGCGGTGGTCGCGGATCTGGCGGCGTAAGGAGCTCTCGTAGGGGTGCGCAAAGCGCGTCTTTGCCCATCCTACGACACCGGTGGCCCGGATGGAGCGCAGCGCAATCCGGCACGGTCTCACCGCGTGGACAGAACCCGGATTGCGCTGCGCTCCATCCGGGCTACGAAACCATTACGCCCCAAAGCTCTTCGGTGAGCCCGCCACCGCAACGCCGCCGCCTTGCGTCACCTTCATCACGGCAAGGCCACGTTCATTCGTGCCATCCGCACGGAATCGGAACAGGCCGTCGATGCCGGCAAAGCCGGAGGGGTTGGTGAGCACGTCGGACGAAAAGCGCGTCGTGCCTTGCGTGCGCGCCAGCGCGGCGACGAGCGCGACCGCGTCATAGGAAAGGGTCGCGGTGCGGATCGGCTCGGCGCCGTATTTGGTACGGTAGCGGCCGGAGAAGGCGCGGAAGCCGGCCGGGTCGGGCGCGGCGTAAAGGCCGCCCTGCAGCGCGGCGCTGGCATAGACGCGCGGATTGTCCCACAGGCCGGTGCCGAGCAGCTGGATGTTGCGCAGGTTCGCGCCCGCGGCCGTCATCGCATCCGCCACTGACACGACGGCATCGCCGTCATCGGCAATGAACAGCGCGTCCGCACTGCCGAGCTGCTGCGCCACGTTGCGCGCCGGCGTGGCGCGATCGGCGCCGTATTTCTCGAACGCGACGATGCGCCCGCCCCGCCGCGGCACCGCCGCTTTCACCGCGGCTTCGACGACATTGCCATACGCGTTGTCGGGCACCAGCACGGCGAAGGAGCGCTTTCCGATGCCGGCGGAATATTCGACAATGCGGTTGACGTCGGATTCCGGCAGGAACGAGAGCAGAGAGACACCGCGTCCGGCGATGCTGGAATCGGTCGAGAACGCGATCACCGGGATGCCGCGCGTGCGCGCGACCTGCGCAACCGCCGGCACCGACTGCGCGAACAGCGGCCCGAGGATGATCTCGGCGCCTTCCTCGACCGCCTGCTGCGC from Bradyrhizobium sp. CB1015 harbors:
- the grpE gene encoding nucleotide exchange factor GrpE produces the protein MTEQDRQPQDTTAATGEPVVSKPYIMPDDPEPGAVETLQKEAAEARDRMLRTLAEMENLRKRTSKEVADARLYGITGFARDVLDIADNLQRALDAVPAEARAAADPGLISLIEGVELTERSLLNALEKHGVKKFDPQGQKFDPNFQQAMFEVPDASVPSGTVVQVVQAGYTIGERVLRPALVGVAKGGAKPAPAANNNESSSAEN
- the hrcA gene encoding heat-inducible transcriptional repressor HrcA, which gives rise to MAHHDPIHLIAPRAGLAQLNERSRDIFRQIVESYLATGEPVGSRNISRLIAMPLSPASVRNVMADLEQLGLIYAPHTSAGRLPTELGLRFFVDALMQVGDLNEAERQSIQSQLSSVGEAQSVEAALDQALMRLSGLTRAAAVVLTPKSNARLKHIEFVRLEPEKALVILVGEDGQVENRVLTLPPGVPSSALTEAGNFLNARIRGRTLAEARLELETALGEARAELDQLTQKVISAGIASWSGGENEDRQLIVRGHANLLEDLHALEDLERVRLLFDDLETKRGVIDLLGRAETAEGVRIFIGSENKLFSLSGSSTIISPYRDAAGHIVGVLGVIGPTRLNYARVIPTVDYAARIVSRLLGG
- the rph gene encoding ribonuclease PH — its product is MRPSRRAPDELRPVTLERGVVKYAEGSCLVKFGDTHVLVTATLEDRLPPWLKGQGRGWVTAEYGMLPRATSERTRREASAGKQSGRTVEIQRLIGRSLRTIVDLEALGERQITVDCDVLQADGGTRTASITGAWVALADCINWMKARNMIKANVLRDNVAAISCGIYNGTPLLDLDYAEDSEAETDANFVMTGDGRIIEVQGTAEREPFTEAEFLALMALARKGVARLVDLQKLAVA
- the rdgB gene encoding RdgB/HAM1 family non-canonical purine NTP pyrophosphatase; amino-acid sequence: MHRRITDKLVIATHNPGKLAEMKELLAPYGIEAVSAGELGLDEPDETGNDFRSNAAIKAIAAARATKLPSFADDSGIVVDALDGAPGIYSARWAGPAKDFNAAMAQIERLLQERGATTPDKRRAHFVSALCVAWPDDHREAVEARVDGTLVWPPRGTAGFGYDPMFLPDGHSRTFGEMESIEKHGLPPLGLGLSHRARAFVKLAEICLEPR
- the hemW gene encoding radical SAM family heme chaperone HemW; this translates as MSRANKDAFGVYVHWPFCLSKCPYCDFNSHVRHAAIDEARFASAFAREIAATAERAPGREVTSIFLGGGTPSLMQPATVGAVLDAIAKHWTVAGDVEVTLEANPTSVEATRFAGYRIAGVNRVSLGVQALDDASLKALGRMHSAREALDAVAIARRAFDRYSFDLIYARPDQTPAMWADELRHAIDEAAEHLSLYQLTIEEGTPFFGLHQAGKLKTPDEAVARALYDVTQETCDKLGLPAYEISNHARRGAECRHNLVYWRGEEYAGIGPGAHGRLDIDGIRHATATEKRPEAWLMRVESNGDGVVTDELLNSEERADEFLLMGLRLAEGIDPERYKALAGRPLDPRRIALLREEGAITVDSTGRLRVTSSGFPVLDAVVADLAA
- a CDS encoding penicillin-binding protein activator, with translation MVGPRHPKSPVPGSRLPGATRRTALGLLLGAPVLSACAGVQQSLSQFSNPFSSSAPPAQPAGPQQQATTAGTGGVKVGLILPLSAAGNAGLAAQSMRNAAEMALAEFQNPNIQLLIKDDNGSPQGAQAGAQQAVEEGAEIILGPLFAQSVPAVAQVARTRGIPVIAFSTDSSIAGRGVSLLSFLPESDVNRIVEYSAGIGKRSFAVLVPDNAYGNVVEAAVKAAVPRRGGRIVAFEKYGADRATPARNVAQQLGSADALFIADDGDAVVSVADAMTAAGANLRNIQLLGTGLWDNPRVYASAALQGGLYAAPDPAGFRAFSGRYRTKYGAEPIRTATLSYDAVALVAALARTQGTTRFSSDVLTNPSGFAGIDGLFRFRADGTNERGLAVMKVTQGGGVAVAGSPKSFGA